One region of Quercus lobata isolate SW786 chromosome 2, ValleyOak3.0 Primary Assembly, whole genome shotgun sequence genomic DNA includes:
- the LOC115975853 gene encoding uncharacterized protein LOC115975853 isoform X2: MHEARKACPRESLYFSKGFIVCSGEEVGPLLMELPLVNTSVSAKNCKVLTDKSNTCEISQTQSIDLVCGDSGLAAFSESCLLNKNLFPDSRERNDISNKLKHKLVRKTSKQVNGSSSRSCLEEPPLSGLFTKKHESSSYSKHLDRDKRKILNNNGLNISAEPSYKGRRLVERNASIPLLESAQLDLDKECYPIRVLNPHNSVAGSSSHSDAIQNTNILEIGEASGDWCHILSRITNEGSEASMDSDLCVKHASTAVERTSQDGCTNVEDLQEETIDESQNEHVTRLPTSTELSCVICWTDFSSTRGVLPCGHRFCYSCILSWADVMASRRKISTCPLCKTSFNSITKVEDAATTDQKIYSQTIPCAHSDLDIFILADLETTSFGAQSSLALICSKCRCREPEDLLISCHLCRIRRIHSYCLDPPLLPWTCIHCKDLRMLYHHAS; the protein is encoded by the exons ATGCATGAGGCAAGGAAAGCGTGTCCCAGAGAATCCTTATATTTTTCAAAG GGTTTTATTGTATGCAGTGGGGAAGAAGTGGGGCCCTTATTGATGGAACTCCCACTTGTTAATACGAGTGTCTCAGCAAAGAATTGTAAAGTGCTTACTGACAAATCAAATACTTGTGAAATCTCTCAAACACAATCTATTGATTTGGTGTGCGGAGATTCTGGTCTAGCAGCATTTTCTGAATCTTGTTTGTTGAATAAG AATTTATTTCCTGATTCTCGAGAGAGAAATGATATTTCTAACAAACTAAAGCACAAACTGGTTAGAAAGACTTCAAAGCAAGTGAATGGGTCAAGTAGCAGATCCTGTTTAGAGGAGCCTCCCTTATCTGgtttatttacaaaaaag CATGAGTCAAGTTCTTATTCTAAGCATCTGGATAGAGACAAGAGAAAGATCTTAAATAATAATGGACTCAATATTTCGGCTGAACCTTCTTATAAAGGAAGGAGGCTTGTGGAAAGGAATGCCAGTATACCTTTGCTGGAGTCTGCACAGTTGGATTTGGACAAAGAGTGCTACCCAATTAGAGTACTTAACCCACACAACAGTGTCGCAGGTTCATCAAGTCATTCAGATGCAATACAGAATACTAATATATTGGAAATTGGGGAAGCATCTGGTGATTGGTGCCATATTCTAAGTAGAATTACAAATGAAGGTTCAGAAGCTTCCATGGATTCAGATTTATGTGTTAAGCATGCGTCAACAGCCGTGGAAAGAACTTCACAAGATGGGTGTACTAATGTTGAGGACTTACAAGAAGAGACCATAGATGAGAGTCAGAATGAACATGTTACCAGATTACCTACTTCAACAGAGTTATCATGTGTTATATGTTGGACAGATTTCAGTTCAACCAGGGGGGTTTTACCATGTGGGCATCGATTTTGTTATTCATGCATCCTAAGCTGGGCTGATGTAATG GCTTCAAGGAGAAAAATTTCAACTTGCCCTTTGTGCAAGACGAGTTTTAATAGCATTACAAAGGTTGAGGATGCAGCCACTACTGATCAGAAAATATACTCCCAGACTATTCCATGTGCTCATTCAGACTTGGATATTTTCATTCTCGCTGATTTAGAAACAACCAGTTTTGGTGCTCAG TCTTCCCTTGCGCTGATTTGTAGCAAATGCCGCTGTCGGGAACCTGAGGATCTCCTCATCAGCTGTCATCTTTGCCGGATTCGACGCATCCATTCCTACTGCTTGGACCCTCCCTTGTTACCATGGACATGCATTCATTGTAAGGATCTCCGGATGCTCTACCATCATGCCTCTTAA
- the LOC115975853 gene encoding uncharacterized protein LOC115975853 isoform X1, which produces MAWPIQGMESVVATVSGYNGSERFNLIKLISHAGASYVGTMSRSITHLVCWKFEGKKYDLAKKFKIMIVNHRWVEECMRQGKRVPENPYIFQSGEEVGPLLMELPLVNTSVSAKNCKVLTDKSNTCEISQTQSIDLVCGDSGLAAFSESCLLNKNLFPDSRERNDISNKLKHKLVRKTSKQVNGSSSRSCLEEPPLSGLFTKKHESSSYSKHLDRDKRKILNNNGLNISAEPSYKGRRLVERNASIPLLESAQLDLDKECYPIRVLNPHNSVAGSSSHSDAIQNTNILEIGEASGDWCHILSRITNEGSEASMDSDLCVKHASTAVERTSQDGCTNVEDLQEETIDESQNEHVTRLPTSTELSCVICWTDFSSTRGVLPCGHRFCYSCILSWADVMASRRKISTCPLCKTSFNSITKVEDAATTDQKIYSQTIPCAHSDLDIFILADLETTSFGAQSSLALICSKCRCREPEDLLISCHLCRIRRIHSYCLDPPLLPWTCIHCKDLRMLYHHAS; this is translated from the exons ATGGCTTGGCCAATTCAAGGCATGGAGTCCGTGGTAGCTACAGTCAGTGGGTACAATGGATCGGAGCGGTTTAACCTCATCAAGCTGATTTCACATGCCGGCGCTAGTTATGTGGGTACTATGTCAAGATCAATTACACacttg GTGTGTTGGAAATTTGAAGGAAAGAAGTATGATTTGGCTAAGaagtttaaaataatgataGTAAACCATCGGTGGGTTGAAGAATGCATGAGGCAAGGAAAGCGTGTCCCAGAGAATCCTTATATTTTTCAAAG TGGGGAAGAAGTGGGGCCCTTATTGATGGAACTCCCACTTGTTAATACGAGTGTCTCAGCAAAGAATTGTAAAGTGCTTACTGACAAATCAAATACTTGTGAAATCTCTCAAACACAATCTATTGATTTGGTGTGCGGAGATTCTGGTCTAGCAGCATTTTCTGAATCTTGTTTGTTGAATAAG AATTTATTTCCTGATTCTCGAGAGAGAAATGATATTTCTAACAAACTAAAGCACAAACTGGTTAGAAAGACTTCAAAGCAAGTGAATGGGTCAAGTAGCAGATCCTGTTTAGAGGAGCCTCCCTTATCTGgtttatttacaaaaaag CATGAGTCAAGTTCTTATTCTAAGCATCTGGATAGAGACAAGAGAAAGATCTTAAATAATAATGGACTCAATATTTCGGCTGAACCTTCTTATAAAGGAAGGAGGCTTGTGGAAAGGAATGCCAGTATACCTTTGCTGGAGTCTGCACAGTTGGATTTGGACAAAGAGTGCTACCCAATTAGAGTACTTAACCCACACAACAGTGTCGCAGGTTCATCAAGTCATTCAGATGCAATACAGAATACTAATATATTGGAAATTGGGGAAGCATCTGGTGATTGGTGCCATATTCTAAGTAGAATTACAAATGAAGGTTCAGAAGCTTCCATGGATTCAGATTTATGTGTTAAGCATGCGTCAACAGCCGTGGAAAGAACTTCACAAGATGGGTGTACTAATGTTGAGGACTTACAAGAAGAGACCATAGATGAGAGTCAGAATGAACATGTTACCAGATTACCTACTTCAACAGAGTTATCATGTGTTATATGTTGGACAGATTTCAGTTCAACCAGGGGGGTTTTACCATGTGGGCATCGATTTTGTTATTCATGCATCCTAAGCTGGGCTGATGTAATG GCTTCAAGGAGAAAAATTTCAACTTGCCCTTTGTGCAAGACGAGTTTTAATAGCATTACAAAGGTTGAGGATGCAGCCACTACTGATCAGAAAATATACTCCCAGACTATTCCATGTGCTCATTCAGACTTGGATATTTTCATTCTCGCTGATTTAGAAACAACCAGTTTTGGTGCTCAG TCTTCCCTTGCGCTGATTTGTAGCAAATGCCGCTGTCGGGAACCTGAGGATCTCCTCATCAGCTGTCATCTTTGCCGGATTCGACGCATCCATTCCTACTGCTTGGACCCTCCCTTGTTACCATGGACATGCATTCATTGTAAGGATCTCCGGATGCTCTACCATCATGCCTCTTAA